A region from the Gemmatimonadota bacterium genome encodes:
- a CDS encoding lysylphosphatidylglycerol synthase transmembrane domain-containing protein: protein MTASAPPDGARPRRAWRRLAFRVTGSAVILAVLLLVLPVDELKQALGRIPPAAWALALGAYLTLHLLGVTKWHLMVNAAGGGFRFPDAVRCYYYGLFGNTFLPSLVGGDAVRAGLALKLAKGRAGLLLGSVLDRMLDVAGLAVLAAVGGLLLPGALTPESRRVFWWLAGAGIVVGLTGLALVALLPARRFPFRVRRVLARVRAAVRELAKRPIQVAVAFSLGLTLQGLLVLLNAWLGHACGIDIALNAWFFAWPMAKISALVPVTQGGIGIREAALSALLAPFGVPPVLAFAAGLVFQAVILSGGLVGGLIAFILGRRRRPVAALAESAA from the coding sequence GTGACGGCCTCAGCACCCCCCGATGGAGCCCGGCCCCGGCGGGCGTGGCGACGCCTCGCGTTCCGCGTCACCGGCAGCGCGGTCATCCTCGCCGTCCTGCTCCTGGTGCTCCCCGTCGACGAGCTCAAGCAGGCGCTGGGACGGATCCCGCCTGCTGCCTGGGCGCTCGCGCTCGGCGCCTACCTGACGCTGCATCTGCTGGGTGTGACCAAGTGGCATTTGATGGTGAACGCAGCCGGGGGCGGCTTCCGATTCCCCGATGCCGTGCGGTGCTACTACTACGGGTTGTTCGGGAACACCTTCCTGCCGTCCCTGGTGGGAGGCGATGCCGTGCGCGCGGGGCTGGCCCTGAAGCTGGCCAAAGGCCGGGCGGGCCTGCTGCTCGGCAGCGTGTTGGACCGGATGCTCGATGTGGCCGGGTTGGCAGTCCTGGCTGCGGTCGGTGGCTTGCTGCTTCCCGGTGCCCTCACTCCTGAGTCGCGCCGTGTCTTCTGGTGGCTGGCCGGAGCAGGGATCGTTGTGGGCCTGACCGGACTCGCGCTCGTGGCGCTCCTTCCGGCCCGGCGCTTTCCCTTCCGAGTGCGCAGGGTTCTGGCTCGGGTGCGGGCAGCGGTCCGAGAGCTGGCCAAGCGCCCGATTCAGGTCGCCGTCGCCTTTTCCTTGGGGCTCACGCTCCAGGGGCTACTGGTCCTGTTGAATGCCTGGTTGGGCCATGCCTGCGGCATCGACATTGCCTTGAACGCATGGTTCTTCGCATGGCCCATGGCGAAGATCTCCGCGTTGGTTCCGGTGACCCAGGGAGGGATCGGCATCCGTGAAGCCGCCCTCTCGGCATTGCTGGCCCCGTTCGGGGTTCCCCCGGTCCTCGCCTTTGCGGCCGGCCTGGTGTTCCAGGCCGTGATTCTGAGTGGTGGGTTGGTGGGAGGGTTGATCGCATTCATCCTGGGGCGCAGACGCCGCCCCGTTGCGGCCCTCGCGGAGAGCGCCGCGTAG
- a CDS encoding Gfo/Idh/MocA family oxidoreductase, whose protein sequence is MRFGVVGAGVIGQLRAQSVREHPGSDLVGVFDPDRAAAQAALQGSGGRVADSVAQLLSEGIDALIVSSPVHFHEEACVEALSAGVHVLCEKPMSNSVDSCRRIVEAAEKSGRILAVGFNHRYYPSMKFLKSAIDRGAIGALQHVRVFGGHDGLHNFRADWQYKAPESGGGAMMDVGIHMTDLARYVVGEITDVYGVMSNRVWKVDGSEDDAVAVFRSPEGVPVWYLATWNEWRGYGFYVEAYGDLGMVRGFYAPMQNLLITHERPGGPRKKVRKLYPEIMIREKLKSWTSTALMSFKDELNDFHRRVAGSGGEALADGYAGLRAVEVAAAVRTSTETREAVHLPALGMMAAASR, encoded by the coding sequence ATGCGTTTTGGAGTGGTAGGAGCCGGCGTCATCGGCCAACTGCGAGCCCAGTCGGTGCGGGAGCATCCCGGCTCGGACCTCGTCGGCGTGTTCGACCCGGACCGCGCCGCTGCGCAGGCGGCCCTGCAGGGAAGTGGTGGGCGGGTCGCCGACTCGGTCGCGCAGCTCCTGTCCGAAGGGATCGATGCGCTGATCGTCTCCTCGCCGGTGCACTTCCACGAGGAGGCGTGCGTCGAGGCGTTGTCCGCGGGGGTCCACGTCCTCTGCGAGAAGCCGATGTCCAACTCGGTGGACTCGTGCCGGCGGATCGTCGAAGCGGCGGAGAAGTCGGGCCGCATTCTCGCCGTCGGCTTCAACCACCGCTACTACCCGTCCATGAAGTTCCTGAAGAGTGCCATCGACCGTGGCGCCATCGGCGCGCTGCAGCATGTGCGCGTCTTTGGAGGGCACGACGGGCTCCACAACTTTCGCGCCGACTGGCAGTACAAGGCGCCGGAGTCCGGAGGGGGTGCCATGATGGACGTCGGCATCCACATGACGGACCTGGCGCGCTATGTAGTCGGTGAGATCACCGACGTCTATGGCGTGATGTCCAACCGGGTCTGGAAGGTGGACGGCTCCGAGGACGATGCCGTGGCGGTGTTTCGCAGCCCGGAGGGAGTCCCGGTCTGGTACCTGGCCACCTGGAACGAGTGGCGCGGATACGGCTTTTACGTCGAGGCCTATGGGGACCTGGGGATGGTCCGGGGCTTCTACGCACCCATGCAGAATCTCCTCATCACGCACGAGCGTCCGGGGGGGCCGCGCAAGAAGGTCCGCAAGCTCTACCCCGAGATCATGATCCGTGAGAAGCTCAAGAGCTGGACGTCCACCGCCCTCATGTCGTTCAAGGACGAGCTGAACGACTTCCATCGCAGGGTTGCCGGCTCCGGCGGGGAAGCGCTCGCGGACGGCTACGCCGGTCTGCGGGCCGTGGAGGTGGCAGCGGCGGTGCGGACGAGTACCGAGACGCGTGAGGCGGTGCACCTGCCGGCGTTGGGCATGATGGCAGCGGCCAGCCGCTGA
- a CDS encoding glycosyltransferase — MDRPELTVIVTIVEGGAALRRCLTALAAQADAPSMEVLVPYDSNLPGVEEQVQGWKGVRALAMGTIPVSARHEGGQHELYDRRRAHGLRHAQGAHVALIEDRSVPRPDWARQLVSAHRRSPVGALGGAVEPRVEGLLGWAVYFCDYGRYQLPFAAGPRAHVSDVNVSYARPILESTRSLWEERYHETVVHWAVQQEGQPLVLDPSVVVEHGRVHIGLRAAVAERFHWGRVFGYTRSRTDSGFSRLVHAAAAPVLPLVVWTRLLVQRLQRRGRSLGRFLAATPAILVFLVAWAAGEATGTVTGRSV; from the coding sequence ATGGACCGACCGGAGCTTACGGTGATCGTGACCATCGTCGAGGGAGGAGCAGCGTTGCGGCGTTGCCTGACCGCGCTCGCCGCTCAGGCCGATGCACCGTCCATGGAGGTGCTGGTCCCCTACGACTCCAACCTGCCCGGGGTGGAAGAGCAGGTACAGGGATGGAAAGGCGTGCGTGCCTTGGCCATGGGGACCATTCCCGTGAGCGCTCGGCACGAAGGCGGACAGCACGAGCTGTACGACCGTCGGCGGGCTCACGGGTTGAGACATGCGCAGGGCGCGCACGTGGCACTGATCGAAGACCGATCCGTGCCTCGCCCCGATTGGGCCCGGCAGTTGGTGAGCGCGCATCGGCGGTCGCCCGTGGGCGCGTTGGGCGGTGCAGTCGAGCCTCGCGTGGAGGGTCTGCTCGGTTGGGCGGTCTACTTCTGCGACTACGGTCGGTATCAGCTCCCCTTCGCGGCAGGGCCTCGAGCCCACGTCAGCGACGTGAACGTCTCCTATGCTCGTCCCATCCTGGAGTCCACCCGCTCCCTGTGGGAAGAGCGCTATCACGAGACCGTCGTCCATTGGGCCGTTCAGCAGGAAGGGCAGCCCCTGGTGTTGGATCCCAGTGTGGTGGTCGAGCACGGCCGCGTGCACATCGGCCTTCGTGCCGCGGTGGCCGAACGCTTCCACTGGGGACGGGTGTTTGGGTACACGCGCTCGCGCACCGACTCCGGTTTCTCCAGGCTCGTTCATGCGGCGGCAGCTCCAGTGCTGCCCCTGGTAGTCTGGACGCGGCTGCTCGTGCAGCGCCTGCAGAGACGTGGCCGTTCCCTGGGACGGTTCCTCGCGGCCACTCCCGCCATCCTGGTCTTTCTCGTGGCCTGGGCCGCCGGGGAAGCGACGGGCACGGTCACCGGACGGAGCGTGTGA
- a CDS encoding glycosyltransferase family 2 protein, with protein MNVDTEVASGRTETRTEAGEGAGRLLSVVVPVFNEEQVIQAFYDRATTALSTIPGWDLELVFVDDGSADQSFALLNALAGRDTRVKVLRFSRNFGHQIAITAGVDHASGDAVAVIDSDLQDPPEVIADMVAKLEEGYDVIYGQRVDRQGETRLKLWTAAAFYRLLKRLVKIEIPVDVGDFRLMSRRAVLELRLMREKDRFVRGLVSWVGFRQTGVPYRREARFAGATKYPMGKMLKFALDGITAFSTVPLKLATWLGYAASAFAFVYLVSVFVQKAVGVTVEGWATIMVAMLFLGGVQLICLGILGEYIGRIFNEIKPRPMYVVADRVNLTAESASAGAPPRTF; from the coding sequence ATGAACGTGGACACCGAGGTTGCCTCCGGGCGGACCGAGACCAGGACCGAAGCAGGGGAGGGCGCTGGGCGCCTCCTCTCGGTCGTGGTGCCGGTCTTCAACGAAGAGCAGGTCATCCAGGCGTTCTACGACCGGGCCACCACGGCGCTGTCGACCATCCCGGGCTGGGACCTCGAGCTGGTGTTCGTGGACGACGGCAGCGCGGACCAGAGCTTCGCTCTGTTGAACGCCTTGGCCGGGCGCGACACGCGGGTGAAGGTGCTCAGGTTCTCTCGCAACTTCGGTCACCAGATCGCGATCACCGCTGGAGTCGATCACGCGAGCGGGGATGCGGTGGCAGTGATCGACTCCGATCTCCAGGACCCGCCTGAGGTCATTGCCGACATGGTCGCGAAGCTCGAGGAGGGCTACGACGTGATCTACGGCCAGCGGGTGGATCGGCAGGGGGAGACCCGGTTGAAGCTGTGGACCGCCGCGGCGTTCTACCGGCTGCTCAAACGTCTGGTGAAGATCGAGATCCCGGTCGACGTCGGCGATTTCCGCCTGATGAGTCGGCGAGCGGTGCTGGAGTTGCGCTTGATGCGCGAGAAGGACCGCTTTGTGCGTGGACTGGTGAGCTGGGTAGGGTTCAGGCAGACCGGCGTACCGTACCGGCGCGAAGCGCGCTTCGCCGGTGCCACCAAGTACCCGATGGGCAAGATGTTGAAGTTCGCGCTCGACGGCATCACCGCGTTCTCGACTGTCCCCCTGAAGCTGGCCACCTGGCTGGGCTACGCCGCGTCGGCCTTCGCCTTCGTGTATCTCGTCAGTGTCTTCGTGCAGAAAGCCGTGGGAGTCACTGTGGAGGGCTGGGCCACCATCATGGTGGCGATGCTTTTCCTCGGAGGAGTGCAGCTGATCTGCCTGGGGATCCTCGGCGAATACATCGGTCGCATCTTCAATGAGATCAAGCCGCGCCCCATGTACGTGGTGGCCGATCGCGTAAACCTGACGGCGGAGTCCGCGTCGGCGGGTGCGCCTCCACGGACGTTCTGA
- a CDS encoding NAD-dependent epimerase/dehydratase family protein yields MSLLCVTGARGLVGRALVDQAVTAHTPLRALSRAGGPARDGVDWVTGDLRRGVGAAALSGVQTVVHLAAQTGAAAPEAYAEVNVEGTRALLEAARTAGVRRFVFVSSIAVRFSSIADYPYAASKLEAERLVRASALEWVIVRPTLILGRGAPNLDKLAGLACLPMVPLPGGGKVRLQPVDVRDLAAVLLLAEQMPAGQVLEVGGPQTVSMADLFRRIRVVKGKGGAPRLPIPLAPLRLMAGLLRAVLGDRSPVTAAQLSSFVEDAVAEPHPWVADRMAGFRDLDTTLRDALA; encoded by the coding sequence GTGAGCCTTCTTTGCGTGACGGGCGCCCGTGGTCTCGTGGGCCGGGCGCTGGTCGATCAGGCGGTCACCGCTCACACGCCCCTGCGGGCGCTCTCCCGCGCCGGGGGCCCCGCCCGCGACGGGGTCGACTGGGTCACAGGTGACCTTCGCCGCGGCGTCGGTGCGGCGGCCCTGTCCGGCGTTCAAACCGTGGTGCACCTCGCGGCCCAGACCGGCGCTGCCGCACCCGAGGCCTACGCTGAGGTGAACGTCGAGGGGACGCGGGCGCTGTTGGAGGCGGCCCGCACAGCCGGTGTGCGTCGCTTCGTCTTCGTCTCGAGCATCGCCGTTCGTTTCAGCTCCATCGCCGACTACCCGTACGCTGCCTCCAAGCTCGAGGCCGAGCGCCTCGTCCGTGCCTCGGCGCTGGAATGGGTGATCGTCCGCCCGACGCTGATCCTCGGACGCGGTGCGCCCAACCTGGACAAGCTGGCCGGCCTGGCCTGTCTGCCGATGGTCCCGCTTCCGGGCGGTGGCAAGGTGCGCCTACAGCCGGTCGATGTGCGGGATCTGGCAGCGGTGCTGTTGTTGGCGGAGCAGATGCCGGCCGGCCAGGTCCTGGAAGTCGGAGGCCCGCAAACGGTCAGCATGGCCGACCTGTTCCGCCGCATTCGAGTCGTCAAAGGGAAGGGGGGAGCCCCTCGGTTGCCCATCCCATTGGCCCCGCTGCGGCTGATGGCGGGACTACTGCGTGCCGTGCTGGGAGACCGCTCGCCCGTCACGGCGGCCCAGCTTTCGTCCTTCGTGGAGGATGCCGTGGCCGAGCCCCATCCCTGGGTAGCCGACCGCATGGCCGGCTTCCGTGACCTCGATACGACGCTGCGGGACGCCCTCGCATGA
- a CDS encoding GMC oxidoreductase — protein sequence MSGVVVVGAGPSGLHFALTLLRRGVRVTLLDVGFTAPPPALPQRGMVELKEELPDPAGYFLGDRLEGVVLPDDDSEFYGFPPGKQYIFAQPPGVEVRSQGFDPLFSYALGGLAETWTAGCYPLNEAELSDFPVAPHDMFAAYDEVAGRIGVSGEADDLARFFPVHEHLQPPLPLDEHSTRLMAAYGRRRGRLQARLRCYMGRTRVATLSRPLGERPACGRLGRCLWGCPTHALYTPSTTLAECRRYEGFEYRPGIRVDALELDGRRAVAVVGVEVETGRPWRLPAERVALAAGTLSSARIFLRSLFQRDGSAPELTGLMDNRQVLVPFVNLGMLGRRYDPQTYQYHLLGMGLTSEDPRHYVHCQITTLKTALLHPVAQQLPFALAHSLRVTNVLHAALGVVNVNFHDTRRAENRARLGAPDASGLPALELQYAPPADEPDRMRDALGRVRRALRALGCVAPARMMHVRPMGASVHYAGLLPMRREVQPLTSSADGRSHDVDNLYLVDGITFPFLPAKNGTFTLMANAVRIAERVTEG from the coding sequence ATGAGCGGCGTCGTGGTGGTGGGCGCCGGACCGAGCGGGCTCCACTTCGCGCTGACGCTGCTTCGGCGAGGGGTGCGGGTGACGCTGCTCGACGTGGGCTTCACCGCACCGCCGCCTGCGCTCCCGCAGCGGGGAATGGTCGAGCTCAAAGAGGAGCTTCCCGATCCGGCCGGATACTTCCTGGGGGATCGGCTCGAAGGCGTGGTCCTCCCGGACGACGATTCCGAGTTCTACGGATTCCCGCCGGGAAAGCAGTACATCTTCGCACAGCCGCCGGGCGTCGAGGTTCGTAGCCAGGGCTTCGACCCACTGTTTTCATATGCGCTTGGGGGCTTGGCCGAGACCTGGACGGCGGGGTGCTACCCGCTGAATGAGGCGGAGCTGTCGGACTTCCCGGTGGCCCCCCACGACATGTTCGCGGCCTACGACGAGGTGGCGGGGCGCATCGGCGTCAGCGGAGAGGCCGACGACCTGGCCCGCTTCTTCCCTGTGCATGAACACCTGCAGCCGCCTTTGCCGCTGGATGAGCACTCGACGCGCCTCATGGCGGCGTACGGTCGGCGTCGCGGCCGTTTGCAGGCGCGCTTGCGGTGCTACATGGGGCGCACCCGGGTGGCCACGCTCAGTCGCCCGCTCGGAGAGAGGCCGGCGTGTGGCCGGCTGGGCCGCTGCCTGTGGGGATGTCCAACACACGCACTCTACACACCGTCGACCACGCTCGCGGAGTGCCGGCGCTATGAAGGCTTCGAGTATCGACCCGGTATTCGCGTGGATGCCCTGGAGCTGGACGGTCGCCGCGCCGTCGCGGTGGTGGGGGTCGAGGTGGAGACGGGCCGGCCCTGGCGGCTCCCCGCCGAGCGTGTCGCGCTCGCCGCCGGAACGTTGTCGAGCGCTCGGATCTTCTTGAGATCGCTGTTCCAACGAGACGGATCGGCTCCGGAGCTCACGGGCTTGATGGACAACCGCCAGGTCCTGGTTCCCTTCGTCAACCTGGGGATGTTGGGGCGTCGGTACGATCCACAGACCTATCAATACCATCTGCTCGGGATGGGACTGACGTCGGAGGACCCGCGCCACTACGTGCACTGTCAGATCACGACGCTCAAGACCGCGCTCCTGCACCCCGTGGCTCAACAGCTACCGTTCGCACTCGCGCATTCTCTGCGTGTCACCAACGTGCTGCACGCGGCGCTGGGCGTTGTCAACGTGAACTTCCACGACACGCGCCGCGCCGAGAATCGGGCTCGACTGGGTGCCCCGGACGCCTCCGGCCTGCCAGCGCTGGAGCTACAGTACGCGCCCCCGGCCGACGAGCCGGACCGCATGCGAGATGCACTCGGTCGGGTGAGACGGGCTTTGCGGGCGCTCGGATGCGTGGCGCCTGCGCGGATGATGCACGTGCGGCCCATGGGGGCCAGCGTGCACTACGCCGGCCTGCTGCCGATGCGGCGGGAGGTGCAGCCGCTCACCTCCTCCGCGGACGGGCGGAGCCACGACGTGGACAACCTCTATCTGGTGGACGGGATCACGTTCCCGTTCCTACCTGCCAAGAACGGCACCTTCACGCTGATGGCGAATGCCGTGCGGATCGCCGAGCGGGTAACCGAGGGGTGA
- a CDS encoding glycosyltransferase yields MSSITDASAALTVVVPFVNRWSDLEGCLTALAEQEGAAVHVIVAERLGGDVAARIRERFPETEVLSAPPGTTIPDLRAMAFDRAHSPSVAVIEDHVVVPRDWAKRMLAARETARVVGGAVANAASERWVDEAAFLCEYSHLLPPIPAGVVDGITGNNTVYDRALLEKHHDVTHAGLWENHLHDAIRADGVDLVCHPDIVVGHKMHYTVGLYLSQRYLYSRSYAGARAAASPFPKRMALALASFALPPLLLMRIVRRCLDKGVDRGVLLRSLPLLALFVGGWAWGEVVGSLLGPGDALSRIR; encoded by the coding sequence ATGAGCTCGATCACGGACGCTTCCGCCGCCCTTACCGTCGTCGTTCCCTTCGTGAACCGCTGGAGCGATTTGGAGGGCTGCCTGACCGCCCTGGCAGAGCAAGAGGGCGCCGCCGTCCATGTGATCGTCGCGGAGCGCCTGGGCGGTGACGTCGCAGCTCGCATCCGTGAGCGCTTCCCCGAGACGGAGGTGTTGTCCGCGCCGCCGGGGACCACGATTCCCGACCTGCGGGCGATGGCCTTCGACCGGGCCCACTCGCCGTCGGTTGCGGTGATCGAGGACCACGTTGTGGTTCCCAGGGATTGGGCGAAGCGCATGCTGGCCGCCCGCGAGACGGCTCGCGTCGTGGGGGGAGCCGTTGCCAACGCCGCCAGCGAGCGCTGGGTGGACGAAGCGGCTTTTCTCTGCGAGTACAGCCACCTCCTTCCCCCGATTCCCGCCGGGGTCGTCGACGGCATCACCGGCAACAACACCGTCTACGACCGCGCTTTGTTGGAGAAGCACCATGACGTGACCCACGCGGGTCTCTGGGAGAACCACCTTCACGACGCCATCCGTGCCGACGGCGTCGACCTGGTGTGTCACCCGGATATCGTCGTGGGCCACAAGATGCACTACACGGTTGGCCTCTACCTCTCGCAACGCTACCTCTACTCCCGCTCCTACGCCGGAGCGCGTGCGGCCGCCAGTCCGTTCCCCAAGCGGATGGCCCTGGCCCTGGCCTCCTTCGCGCTTCCGCCCTTGCTCTTGATGCGCATCGTGCGCCGTTGCCTCGACAAGGGCGTGGATCGCGGAGTCCTGCTGCGCTCTCTGCCCCTGCTCGCGCTGTTCGTGGGCGGCTGGGCCTGGGGCGAGGTCGTCGGATCCCTGCTCGGACCCGGCGACGCACTTTCCCGGATCCGCTGA
- the wecB gene encoding UDP-N-acetylglucosamine 2-epimerase (non-hydrolyzing) gives MPHIIHVAGARPNFMKIAPIVDAFAREGTLRQTLVHTGQHYDSAMSHIFFDELGIPRPDVDLGVGSASHAVQTARIMIEFEKVVLDSHPDLVLVVGDVNSTVACALVAAKLGVPVAHVEAGLRSFDWGMPEEINRVVTDRLSDLLFTTEESGNHNLRAEGVPDERIHFVGNVMIDTLLAHRDRALATGIVQQLGVKPGSYGVVTLHRPSNVDSLETLGPIAEALAHIAKKRPILFPAHPRTRANLERFGLMEALGDVRILAPLGYLEFLGLTAQAGFVLTDSGGIQEETTVLGVPCLTARPNTERPVTVTEGTNRLIEPTRDAILDAVASLENAPVGGGRQPPLWDGHAAERIVDVVKAFLRERSGAPVRT, from the coding sequence ATGCCGCACATCATCCATGTGGCCGGCGCCCGGCCCAACTTCATGAAGATCGCCCCCATCGTCGATGCCTTTGCGCGCGAGGGTACGCTTCGTCAGACACTGGTCCACACCGGCCAGCACTACGACAGCGCCATGTCGCACATCTTCTTCGACGAGTTGGGGATTCCGCGACCGGACGTCGATCTCGGCGTGGGCTCTGCATCGCACGCTGTGCAGACCGCCCGCATCATGATCGAGTTCGAGAAGGTGGTGCTCGACTCGCATCCGGACCTGGTGCTGGTCGTGGGGGACGTCAACTCCACCGTCGCCTGCGCCCTGGTCGCCGCCAAGCTGGGCGTGCCGGTGGCCCATGTGGAAGCGGGACTGCGATCGTTCGACTGGGGGATGCCGGAGGAGATCAACCGCGTCGTGACCGACCGCCTCTCGGATCTTCTGTTCACCACCGAGGAAAGCGGAAACCACAACCTGCGCGCCGAAGGCGTCCCCGACGAACGCATCCACTTCGTCGGGAACGTGATGATCGACACCCTCCTTGCCCATCGTGACCGAGCGCTCGCCACCGGGATCGTCCAGCAGTTGGGAGTCAAGCCGGGTTCCTATGGCGTGGTCACACTCCATCGGCCCTCGAATGTCGACAGCCTCGAGACTCTGGGGCCGATCGCGGAGGCGCTGGCGCACATCGCGAAGAAGCGGCCGATCCTTTTCCCTGCCCATCCGCGCACGCGGGCCAACCTCGAGCGTTTCGGTCTCATGGAGGCCCTGGGAGACGTGCGCATCCTGGCGCCGCTGGGATATCTGGAGTTCTTGGGCCTCACCGCTCAGGCTGGATTCGTACTCACGGACTCCGGCGGGATCCAGGAGGAGACCACCGTGCTGGGAGTGCCCTGTCTGACGGCGCGCCCCAACACCGAGCGCCCGGTCACGGTCACCGAGGGCACGAACCGCCTGATCGAGCCCACCCGGGACGCCATCCTCGATGCGGTCGCCTCACTGGAGAACGCTCCGGTAGGCGGTGGTCGTCAGCCACCCTTGTGGGATGGTCATGCCGCCGAGCGCATCGTCGATGTCGTCAAGGCGTTTCTGCGCGAACGCTCCGGCGCCCCTGTCAGGACGTGA